The following nucleotide sequence is from Candidatus Neomarinimicrobiota bacterium.
CACTTCTCTTTCAATTTCAAACCATAACTCATTATTTGAATTATCAGTCCATGAGAGAAAAATCGCATCACCACCGGATGATGCTGTGGCAACAAAGTTCGAAGGAGGCGCACATGGCAAAATAACCACACTTGAATAGACCCAATCAGATGATCCGGAAGCATTTGCGGATCTGATTCTATATTCATAGCTACCTGCTCCAAGACCAGAATCAGTGTGTTCTGTTGCATTTTCTGTTTTATTTACTACATCGATCCAGTTATCATCATCGTCCACTTCTCTTTCAATTTCAAACCATAACTCATTATTTGAATTATCAGTCCATGTAAGTTCAATCGCATCACCACCGGATGATGCTGTGGCAACAAAGTTCGAGGGAGCACTGGGAACTTGGGCTGATAGATTAGAAAATATATGTAGTATGGTGACTAAAAAGGCAAAGGACTTCATTGTATGCCTCCATTGTTAATACTATTGACCGATCTTCTCCAAATCAACTTGATATTAAGTTTCACTCGGCTTCTTGTTGATTAATATCTAATTGACATCATTTTTTTCTTGGAAATGTAGAGAAAGCAGAAATCTTCACTTATTTTCAAATAAAAAATCCCCTTCAAACCGAAGAGGATTCTGATAATCTGTTTTCTCATTTCCCTCCGCTGCCATTACCCAGGTCAAGTTTTGAGGTTAGTGTTATTTGAGCAATAACATCTTACGGATCTGAACAAAGTCACCGGCCTTAATCGTGTAAAGGTAAACTCCAGCACTGACCTGTTGGCCGAGGTCATTGGTTCCATCCCAAATGGCTGACTTTTGGCCCGGTTCCTCCATACCATTAACAAGGCTTCTAACCTGCCTCCCCAAGATGTCATTGATAGTTATCGTTACATCAGCCCTCTCAGGAAGATCATACTTCAAGGTCGTGATAAGATTGAAGGGATTGGGGTAATTCTGATAAAGCATATGTCCTTCTGGCATTAAATCTTCATCAGCTAAGCCAACAGTCGCCTGCAGATCAACCTGCCAAGCGTCACCATTAGCCGTCCACATATTATCGTCTGGCCCAGCGACATTGGTAGGAGATCCATAGATCGTAAACGTTATCTTATCACCCTCAATTGCCCCCTCATCTTCAGTGGTTGTCGCGTCATCCCGATAGACATGTAAGAATCCGTAACTCCCTTCCGTATCAACAGTGTATGTGCCGCAATGAACCCCATCAGGATCATACGCATCTACTACCGCTCCCACTGCAATAGGTCCTCCATTGAGTACTATCGTGTTCGAACTGTAGAAGTCCACCCACTGATTGGTCGGAGTAACCTGCGCATCCAAGACTTCAATCCCCATTAACACGCTCACTGCAGCCACAATACAAATCAAATCTGACTTTGAATGATCACTTTTCATGTTGCACCTCCCTCTATCTGTCAAAAAGATCGGAGACATTTCTCCTATACGCACGCTCTTCCACCGTAGTTGGGTCACTTTACGACCACCAATTTCCTCGTTTGCACAAATTCTCCAGAGCTCATCTGATAGATGTAAACACCACTACCAACTTCCTTGCCAAATTCGTCTCGACCATTCCAAACTGCCGAATAATAACCAACTCTTTGAAATCCTTCTACAAGGGTCACAACTTCCCGACCAAGAAGGTCATATACTTCAACCGTCACGTTGCCATCATTCGGAATCTGGTATCGAATCGTTGTAACTGGATTAAATGGATTCGGATAGTTCTGTGACAGACCATACTCTGTTGGCAAGTTTTTCATGCCGTCCTCTGCAGCCAGAAGCAGATCTCCCAAGTCTACTATATCGCCAAATTCTG
It contains:
- a CDS encoding fibronectin type III domain-containing protein, which translates into the protein MKSFAFLVTILHIFSNLSAQVPSAPSNFVATASSGGDAIELTWTDNSNNELWFEIEREVDDDDNWIDVVNKTENATEHTDSGLGAGSYEYRIRSANASGSSDWVYSSVVILPCAPPSNFVATASSGGDAIFLSWTDNSNNELWFEIEREV
- a CDS encoding FlgD immunoglobulin-like domain containing protein encodes the protein MKSDHSKSDLICIVAAVSVLMGIEVLDAQVTPTNQWVDFYSSNTIVLNGGPIAVGAVVDAYDPDGVHCGTYTVDTEGSYGFLHVYRDDATTTEDEGAIEGDKITFTIYGSPTNVAGPDDNMWTANGDAWQVDLQATVGLADEDLMPEGHMLYQNYPNPFNLITTLKYDLPERADVTITINDILGRQVRSLVNGMEEPGQKSAIWDGTNDLGQQVSAGVYLYTIKAGDFVQIRKMLLLK